From the genome of Candidatus Methylopumilus rimovensis, one region includes:
- the rpsG gene encoding 30S ribosomal protein S7, protein MPRRREVPKRIILQDPKFGSQEVSKFVNVLMTSGKKSVAERLIYGAFDQIKTKSGKDPIEVFSLALTNLRPVVEVKSRRVGGANYQVPVEVRPSRRVALAMRWLRDAARKRGEKSMDLRLAAEIVEASENKGAAMKKREEVHRMAEANKAFSHFRF, encoded by the coding sequence ATGCCAAGACGTAGAGAAGTTCCCAAAAGAATTATCCTTCAGGATCCAAAATTCGGAAGCCAAGAGGTTTCTAAATTTGTGAATGTATTAATGACGAGCGGAAAAAAATCTGTTGCCGAAAGATTAATTTACGGCGCATTCGATCAAATTAAAACGAAAAGTGGTAAAGATCCTATTGAAGTATTTTCTCTCGCATTAACGAATTTAAGACCAGTTGTTGAAGTAAAAAGTCGACGAGTAGGCGGTGCTAATTACCAAGTGCCTGTCGAAGTTAGACCTTCAAGACGTGTTGCTTTAGCTATGAGATGGCTAAGAGATGCAGCTCGTAAAAGAGGTGAAAAATCAATGGATTTACGTTTAGCAGCAGAAATTGTAGAAGCTTCAGAAAATAAAGGCGCTGCAATGAAAAAACGTGAAGAAGTTCATAGAATGGCAGAAGCTAATAAAGCGTTCTCACATTTCCGTTTCTAA
- the rpsQ gene encoding 30S ribosomal protein S17 produces MTDTKKVVRTFTGRVVSDKMDKTVTVLVERKVKHPLIGKVIVKSNKFHAHDEKNESKEGDLVVITENRPISKTKTWVVSKIVTKAVQV; encoded by the coding sequence ATGACTGATACAAAAAAAGTTGTTAGAACCTTTACGGGCAGAGTTGTAAGCGACAAGATGGATAAGACAGTAACTGTATTAGTTGAAAGAAAAGTAAAGCATCCTTTGATTGGCAAAGTGATTGTTAAGTCGAATAAATTTCATGCTCATGATGAAAAAAATGAAAGCAAGGAAGGTGATTTGGTTGTTATTACAGAAAATCGTCCTATTTCAAAAACTAAAACATGGGTCGTTAGTAAAATAGTTACAAAGGCAGTTCAGGTTTAG
- the tuf gene encoding elongation factor Tu yields MAKGKFERTKPHVNVGTIGHVDHGKTTLTAAITTILAKKFGGEAKAYDQIDAAPEEKARGITINTAHVEYETANRHYAHVDCPGHADYVKNMITGAAQMDGAILVCSAADGPMPQTREHILLARQVGVPYIVVFLNKADMVDDKELLELVEMEVRDLLTKYDFPGDKTPIVMGSAKLALEGDQSEIGEPSIFKLAEALDSYIPTPERAIDGAFLMPVEDVFSISGRGTVVTGRIERGIVKVGDEIEIVGIKPTLKTTCTGVEMFRKLLDQGQAGDNVGVLLRGTKREEVERGQVLAKSGSITPHTKFTAEIYVLGKDEGGRHTPFFNGYRPQFYFRTTDVTGAVDLPAGTEMVMPGDNVSITVTLIAPIAMEEGLRFAIREGGRTVGAGVVAKVIE; encoded by the coding sequence ATGGCAAAAGGCAAATTTGAACGTACCAAACCCCATGTGAACGTCGGCACAATTGGTCACGTTGACCATGGTAAGACAACACTGACAGCGGCAATCACAACGATTCTTGCTAAGAAATTTGGTGGAGAAGCTAAAGCTTACGATCAAATTGATGCGGCGCCAGAAGAAAAAGCACGCGGTATTACAATTAATACAGCACACGTAGAATACGAAACAGCGAATCGCCACTATGCGCACGTTGACTGCCCAGGCCATGCTGACTATGTTAAAAATATGATTACAGGTGCAGCGCAGATGGACGGCGCAATCCTAGTATGTTCAGCAGCTGACGGCCCAATGCCTCAAACACGTGAACATATCCTTTTAGCTCGCCAAGTGGGCGTGCCTTACATTGTGGTCTTCTTAAACAAAGCAGACATGGTGGATGACAAAGAATTATTAGAACTCGTTGAAATGGAAGTGCGTGACCTTTTAACGAAGTATGACTTCCCAGGCGACAAAACACCGATCGTGATGGGTTCTGCAAAATTAGCACTCGAAGGTGACCAATCTGAAATTGGTGAACCATCAATCTTTAAATTAGCTGAAGCACTTGATAGCTACATCCCAACACCAGAGCGTGCAATCGACGGTGCATTCTTAATGCCAGTTGAAGACGTATTCTCAATCTCAGGTCGCGGTACTGTTGTGACAGGTCGTATTGAGCGCGGTATTGTTAAAGTGGGTGATGAAATTGAAATCGTAGGTATCAAACCTACACTTAAAACAACATGTACAGGCGTTGAAATGTTCCGTAAGTTACTTGACCAAGGTCAAGCAGGTGACAACGTAGGTGTGTTGTTACGTGGTACAAAACGTGAAGAAGTTGAACGTGGTCAAGTATTAGCTAAATCAGGTTCAATCACACCACATACAAAATTCACTGCAGAGATCTATGTGCTTGGTAAAGATGAAGGTGGTCGTCATACACCATTCTTCAATGGTTACCGTCCACAGTTCTACTTCAGAACAACAGACGTCACAGGCGCTGTTGATTTACCAGCAGGCACAGAAATGGTGATGCCAGGTGACAACGTGTCAATTACAGTAACACTCATTGCACCAATCGCGATGGAAGAAGGCTTACGCTTTGCGATTCGTGAAGGTGGCCGCACAGTAGGTGCTGGTGTTGTTGCTAAGGTGATTGAATAG
- the fusA gene encoding elongation factor G, with translation MARTTPINRYRNIGISAHIDAGKTTTTERILFYTGVNHKIGEVHDGAATMDWMEQEQERGITITSAATTCFWKGMAGQFDQHRINIIDTPGHVDFTIEVERSMRVLDGACMVYCAVGGVQPQSETVWRQANKYKVPRLAFVNKMDRAGANFFKVYDQMRLRLKANPIALQVPIGAEEKFEGVVDLVKMKAIYWDDSSQGMKFDYRDIPADLMDTCKEWREKMVEAAAEANEELMNKYLENGDLSEDEIKKGLRLRTISFEIVPMLCGSAFKNKGVQAMLDAVIEYLPAPTDVPPVPCEDAKGQPTTRKASDEEPFAALAFKIMTDPFVGQLIFFRVYSGVINSGDTIYNPIKGRKERIGRILQMHANQREELKEVRAGDIAAAVGLKEATTGDTLCDVNNEVVLERMIFPEPVIHVAVEPKTKADQEKMGIALNRLAQEDPSFRVKTDEETNQTIISGMGELHLEILVDRMKREFGVEANVGAPQVAYREAIKKPVEIEGKFVKQSGGKGQYGHVWLKMEPNEAGKGFEFIDAIKGGTVPREFIPAVEKGLRETLPAGVVAGYPVVDVKVTLFDGSYHDVDSNENAFKMAASMAFKDGMRKADPILLEPMMAVEVETPEDYMGDVMGDLSSRRGMIQGMEDNATGKVIRAEVPLAEMFGYSTTMRSLSQGRATYSMEFKHYTEAPRNVAEAIVNKK, from the coding sequence GTGGCTCGTACAACCCCCATTAATAGATACAGAAATATAGGAATTAGCGCGCATATTGATGCAGGTAAAACTACAACAACTGAGCGTATTCTTTTTTATACAGGGGTAAACCATAAAATTGGTGAAGTGCATGATGGCGCTGCAACCATGGACTGGATGGAACAAGAGCAAGAGCGAGGTATTACTATTACTTCAGCGGCAACAACTTGTTTCTGGAAAGGCATGGCCGGACAATTTGATCAACATCGTATTAATATTATTGATACCCCAGGACACGTTGACTTTACAATTGAAGTAGAGCGATCAATGCGCGTTCTTGATGGTGCATGCATGGTTTACTGTGCGGTAGGTGGTGTTCAACCGCAGTCAGAAACTGTTTGGCGTCAAGCAAATAAATACAAAGTCCCACGCCTTGCATTTGTAAATAAAATGGATAGAGCTGGCGCAAACTTTTTTAAAGTTTACGATCAAATGCGTTTACGTTTAAAAGCAAATCCAATCGCACTTCAAGTGCCTATTGGCGCTGAAGAAAAATTTGAAGGGGTTGTTGACCTCGTTAAGATGAAAGCGATTTATTGGGATGATTCATCTCAAGGCATGAAATTTGATTATCGCGATATTCCAGCTGATTTAATGGATACATGTAAAGAATGGCGCGAAAAAATGGTTGAAGCAGCAGCTGAAGCCAATGAAGAATTAATGAATAAGTACTTAGAAAATGGCGATCTAAGTGAAGATGAAATAAAAAAAGGCTTACGTCTCAGAACAATTAGTTTTGAAATTGTGCCGATGTTATGCGGCTCAGCTTTTAAGAACAAAGGCGTACAAGCCATGTTGGATGCGGTGATTGAGTATTTACCTGCACCCACGGATGTCCCTCCAGTACCTTGTGAAGATGCTAAAGGTCAACCTACAACTCGCAAAGCTTCTGATGAAGAGCCTTTTGCAGCGTTAGCATTTAAAATTATGACTGACCCTTTTGTGGGCCAATTAATTTTCTTCCGTGTTTATTCTGGTGTAATCAATTCAGGCGATACAATTTACAATCCAATCAAAGGCCGTAAAGAACGTATTGGTCGTATTCTTCAAATGCATGCAAATCAGCGTGAAGAGCTTAAAGAAGTTCGTGCTGGCGATATTGCAGCAGCTGTAGGACTTAAGGAAGCAACGACTGGTGACACATTATGCGATGTCAATAATGAAGTTGTTCTTGAAAGAATGATTTTCCCTGAGCCTGTAATTCACGTTGCAGTTGAACCTAAAACAAAAGCTGACCAAGAGAAAATGGGTATAGCTTTGAATAGACTTGCTCAAGAAGATCCTTCATTTAGAGTTAAAACAGATGAAGAAACAAATCAAACCATTATTTCAGGTATGGGCGAACTTCACTTAGAAATTCTTGTAGACCGAATGAAAAGAGAATTTGGTGTTGAAGCTAATGTAGGCGCACCACAAGTGGCATACAGAGAAGCAATCAAGAAACCAGTTGAAATTGAAGGTAAATTTGTTAAGCAATCTGGCGGTAAAGGTCAATATGGCCATGTATGGCTCAAAATGGAGCCAAACGAAGCCGGCAAAGGTTTTGAATTTATTGATGCAATTAAAGGCGGAACAGTACCACGCGAATTCATTCCTGCCGTTGAAAAAGGATTGCGTGAAACACTTCCTGCAGGTGTAGTTGCTGGTTATCCAGTGGTAGATGTCAAAGTGACTTTGTTTGATGGCTCTTACCATGATGTTGACTCAAACGAAAATGCATTTAAAATGGCAGCTTCGATGGCATTTAAAGACGGAATGCGTAAAGCGGACCCTATCCTTCTTGAGCCTATGATGGCAGTTGAAGTAGAAACTCCAGAAGATTATATGGGCGATGTGATGGGTGACCTTTCATCTAGACGCGGCATGATTCAAGGTATGGAAGATAATGCAACTGGCAAGGTGATTCGCGCCGAAGTTCCATTAGCAGAGATGTTTGGATATTCAACAACGATGCGTTCTTTATCTCAAGGTAGAGCAACATACTCAATGGAATTTAAGCATTACACAGAAGCACCAAGAAATGTAGCAGAAGCAATTGTTAATAAAAAATAA
- the rpsJ gene encoding 30S ribosomal protein S10, with amino-acid sequence MQSQKIRIRLKAFDYRLIDQSAQEIVETAKRTGAVVKGPVPLPTRIERFDILRSPHVNKTSRDQFEIRTHQRLMDILDPTDKTVDALMKLDLAAGVDVEIKL; translated from the coding sequence ATGCAAAGTCAGAAAATTCGCATACGTTTGAAAGCGTTTGATTATCGTTTAATCGATCAATCAGCTCAAGAAATCGTTGAAACCGCAAAAAGAACAGGTGCTGTTGTTAAAGGACCTGTCCCACTACCTACTCGAATTGAAAGATTCGATATTTTAAGATCGCCACATGTGAATAAGACATCACGCGATCAATTTGAAATAAGAACTCATCAAAGATTGATGGATATCTTAGATCCTACAGATAAAACAGTGGATGCTTTAATGAAGCTGGATTTAGCTGCTGGGGTTGATGTAGAAATTAAGTTGTAA
- the rplX gene encoding 50S ribosomal protein L24: MNKIRKGDKVVLNTGKDKGKQGVVLSVLKTGHVVVEGLNMVKKHTRPNPAKNIQGGIVSKEMPLNISNVALLNNLTQKADKVGIKKLDDGKKIRVFKSNNEAVDA; this comes from the coding sequence ATGAATAAGATTCGTAAAGGTGACAAAGTTGTTTTAAATACAGGTAAAGACAAAGGTAAGCAAGGCGTTGTTTTAAGCGTGCTTAAAACAGGCCATGTTGTGGTTGAAGGTTTAAATATGGTGAAAAAACATACCAGACCTAATCCAGCAAAAAATATTCAAGGTGGAATCGTAAGTAAAGAAATGCCACTTAATATTTCTAACGTTGCTCTCCTTAATAACTTGACTCAAAAAGCTGACAAAGTCGGAATTAAAAAATTGGACGATGGTAAGAAAATCCGTGTTTTCAAATCAAACAACGAAGCAGTTGACGCATAG
- the rpsS gene encoding 30S ribosomal protein S19 has product MARSVKKGPFIDAHLAKKVEVASGNRDRKPIKTWSRRSTILPNFIGLTIAIHNGKQHVPVLITENMIGHKLGEFALTRTFKGHAADRKAKV; this is encoded by the coding sequence ATGGCACGTTCAGTTAAAAAAGGACCATTCATTGATGCACACTTGGCTAAGAAAGTTGAAGTTGCTTCAGGTAATCGTGATCGCAAACCAATTAAAACTTGGTCAAGAAGATCAACAATCTTACCTAACTTCATTGGCCTTACCATTGCAATTCATAATGGCAAACAACATGTACCTGTGTTAATTACAGAAAATATGATTGGACATAAATTAGGCGAATTCGCATTAACAAGAACCTTTAAAGGTCACGCCGCTGACAGAAAGGCTAAGGTATAA
- the rpmC gene encoding 50S ribosomal protein L29, with protein MKTADLRKKTTEELGTELLELRRAQFSLKMQLATQQLNKVDQIAKIKRDIARVKTVLGEKVKQA; from the coding sequence ATGAAAACAGCTGATTTAAGAAAAAAGACAACCGAAGAATTGGGTACCGAGTTATTGGAGCTAAGAAGAGCCCAGTTCTCATTGAAAATGCAATTGGCAACTCAACAATTAAACAAGGTTGATCAGATTGCTAAAATTAAACGTGATATCGCAAGAGTTAAAACAGTTCTTGGCGAGAAAGTTAAACAGGCTTAA
- the rplB gene encoding 50S ribosomal protein L2 yields the protein MALVKVKPTSPGRRAVVKVVNPDLHKGKPFAPLLEKKNKHAGRNSRGVITIRHHGGGHKQHYRMIDFKRNKDGIPAKVEHLEYDPNRTANIALLLYADGERRYIIAPKGVAVGAELISGSEAPVKNGNAMPLRNIPVGSTIHCIELQPGKGAQMARSAGTSVQLLAREGTYAQLRLRSGEVRKVHVDCKATLGEVGNEEHSLRSIGKAGAMRWRGVRPTVRGVVMNPVDHPHGGGEGKTAAGMHPVSPWGTPTKGYRTRTNKRTDNMRVSRRPANKR from the coding sequence ATGGCTTTAGTTAAAGTAAAACCAACCTCCCCAGGAAGACGCGCAGTTGTTAAGGTCGTTAACCCTGACCTACATAAAGGCAAACCTTTCGCACCTTTACTCGAAAAAAAGAATAAACATGCCGGAAGAAATAGCCGTGGCGTTATTACTATTCGTCATCATGGCGGCGGTCATAAACAACATTATCGAATGATTGATTTCAAGCGAAATAAAGATGGCATTCCTGCAAAAGTAGAACATCTTGAATACGATCCAAATAGAACTGCAAATATCGCACTTCTTTTGTATGCAGATGGTGAAAGAAGATACATCATTGCTCCTAAAGGTGTAGCTGTCGGTGCTGAATTAATTAGCGGCTCTGAAGCACCTGTTAAAAATGGTAATGCAATGCCATTAAGAAATATTCCTGTAGGTAGCACAATTCATTGTATCGAATTACAGCCTGGCAAAGGCGCACAAATGGCCCGTTCTGCTGGAACTTCTGTGCAGCTTTTAGCAAGAGAAGGTACATATGCTCAGTTAAGACTTCGTTCAGGTGAAGTAAGAAAAGTACATGTAGATTGCAAAGCAACTTTAGGTGAAGTCGGTAACGAAGAACATTCTCTTAGATCTATCGGTAAAGCAGGTGCTATGAGATGGAGAGGCGTTAGACCAACAGTGCGCGGTGTGGTTATGAACCCCGTCGATCACCCTCATGGTGGTGGTGAAGGTAAAACTGCGGCTGGTATGCATCCAGTAAGCCCTTGGGGAACTCCAACTAAAGGCTATCGAACAAGAACAAATAAACGTACTGACAATATGCGCGTCAGTCGTCGTCCAGCGAATAAGAGGTAA
- the rpsC gene encoding 30S ribosomal protein S3 gives MGQKIHPIGFRLSVQKNWTSRWYANSKNFPAMLNNDIKVREFLNKKLANAAVSKILIERPAKNAKITIYSARPGIVIGKKGEDIETLRSSLQALMGVPVHLNIEEVRKPEIDATLIAQSIAQQLEKRVMFRRAMKRAMQNAMRLGAQGIKIMSSGRLNGIEIARTEWYREGRVPLHTLRADIDYGVAEAKTTYGIIGIKVWVFKGELFEDNTKDTSQSLDAANPAIEKTAEEKKPRKPRVKKEETTAQEPEKKVRKSRAKDVTTG, from the coding sequence ATGGGTCAAAAAATTCATCCAATTGGTTTCCGCTTAAGTGTTCAAAAAAATTGGACATCACGTTGGTATGCTAACAGTAAAAATTTTCCTGCGATGTTAAACAATGACATCAAGGTTAGAGAATTTTTAAATAAGAAGTTAGCGAATGCTGCGGTAAGTAAAATTCTTATTGAGCGTCCTGCGAAAAATGCAAAGATTACAATTTATTCAGCAAGACCTGGCATTGTAATTGGAAAAAAAGGTGAAGATATTGAAACATTAAGATCAAGTTTACAAGCGCTTATGGGTGTTCCAGTTCATTTGAACATTGAAGAGGTGCGTAAACCAGAAATCGACGCTACGCTTATTGCACAAAGTATCGCGCAACAATTAGAAAAACGTGTGATGTTTAGACGTGCAATGAAAAGAGCAATGCAGAATGCAATGAGACTTGGTGCTCAAGGTATTAAGATTATGAGTTCTGGCCGTTTAAATGGTATCGAAATTGCAAGAACAGAATGGTATAGAGAAGGCAGAGTACCTCTTCATACACTTAGAGCTGACATAGATTACGGTGTTGCCGAAGCAAAAACAACTTACGGAATTATTGGCATTAAAGTATGGGTCTTTAAAGGCGAGTTATTTGAAGACAATACAAAAGACACTTCACAGTCATTAGATGCTGCAAATCCAGCGATTGAAAAAACAGCTGAAGAAAAAAAACCAAGAAAACCAAGAGTTAAAAAAGAAGAAACAACGGCACAAGAGCCAGAAAAAAAAGTGAGAAAGTCGAGGGCTAAAGATGTTACAACCGGCTAG
- the rplD gene encoding 50S ribosomal protein L4: MELKLLDKNGKAAKKSVTVSDALFGREFNEALVHQLVVAYMANARVATRSQKTRGTVKHSTRKPYAQKGTGNARSGMTSSPIWRGGGRTFPNSPDENFSHKMNRKAYRVGMRSILSELVRQERLSIVEEFKVETPKTKQLVDKIKDMGYTQGVLVLTDAFDENLYLSSRNLTNVMVVEAQYADPVSLVQFPNVVATAGALKKLEEMLA; this comes from the coding sequence ATGGAATTAAAATTACTCGATAAAAACGGAAAAGCTGCTAAGAAAAGCGTTACAGTTTCTGACGCATTATTTGGCCGTGAATTCAATGAGGCTCTTGTTCATCAGTTAGTTGTGGCATACATGGCTAATGCGCGCGTTGCAACACGCTCACAAAAAACAAGAGGCACTGTAAAACATAGTACTCGCAAACCTTACGCACAAAAAGGTACAGGTAATGCACGTTCTGGTATGACTTCAAGCCCTATATGGCGCGGAGGCGGTAGAACATTCCCAAATTCACCTGATGAAAATTTCTCTCACAAAATGAATCGAAAAGCATACCGCGTAGGTATGAGATCTATTTTGTCTGAATTAGTAAGACAAGAGAGATTAAGTATCGTTGAGGAATTTAAAGTAGAGACACCAAAAACAAAACAACTCGTCGATAAAATTAAAGATATGGGATACACACAAGGTGTTTTAGTTTTAACGGATGCGTTTGATGAAAATTTATATTTATCATCAAGAAATTTAACTAACGTAATGGTTGTAGAAGCGCAATATGCTGACCCAGTAAGTTTAGTTCAGTTTCCAAATGTAGTAGCTACAGCTGGTGCACTTAAAAAACTTGAGGAGATGCTAGCGTGA
- the rpsL gene encoding 30S ribosomal protein S12 has translation MPTINQLIRKPRKKVESKSKVPALEASPQKRGVCTRVYTTTPKKPNSALRKVAKVRLTNGYEVISYIGGEGHNLQEHSVVLLRGGRVKDLPGVRYHMVRGSLDTAGVKDRKQSRSKYGAKRPKEA, from the coding sequence ATGCCAACAATTAATCAGTTAATTCGTAAACCACGAAAAAAAGTTGAAAGTAAGAGCAAAGTTCCAGCTCTAGAAGCTTCACCTCAAAAAAGAGGTGTGTGTACGCGTGTTTACACAACAACTCCAAAAAAACCAAACTCTGCTTTGCGTAAAGTGGCTAAAGTTCGTCTGACGAACGGTTACGAAGTGATTAGTTATATCGGCGGTGAAGGCCATAACTTACAGGAGCACTCTGTAGTTTTATTAAGAGGTGGTCGTGTAAAGGACTTACCAGGTGTTCGATACCATATGGTTCGAGGTAGTTTGGATACTGCTGGTGTTAAAGATCGTAAACAATCCCGATCTAAATACGGCGCTAAACGCCCTAAAGAAGCTTAA
- the rplN gene encoding 50S ribosomal protein L14 — MIQMQSRLEVADNTGARSVMCIKVLGGSKRRYASIGDIIKVSIKDAAPRGRVKKGEVYSAVVVRTAKGVRRPDGSLIKFDANAAVLLNSKFEPIGTRIFGPVTRELRTERFMKIVSLAPEVL; from the coding sequence ATGATTCAAATGCAGTCAAGATTAGAAGTTGCTGACAATACTGGCGCACGTTCAGTAATGTGCATTAAGGTATTGGGCGGCTCAAAACGACGTTATGCAAGTATTGGCGACATTATCAAAGTAAGTATTAAAGACGCAGCTCCTAGAGGAAGAGTAAAAAAAGGAGAGGTTTATAGTGCAGTTGTTGTGAGAACAGCAAAAGGCGTTAGAAGGCCTGATGGATCTTTAATTAAATTTGATGCAAATGCAGCCGTTCTTTTAAACAGTAAGTTTGAACCTATTGGAACACGTATATTTGGACCTGTGACTCGTGAATTGAGAACAGAACGGTTCATGAAGATTGTTTCATTAGCGCCAGAAGTTTTATAG
- the rplP gene encoding 50S ribosomal protein L16 — protein sequence MLQPARQKFRKMQKGRNKGIATTGNKVSFGDFGLKAIGRGRLTARQIEAARRVMTRHIKRGGRVWIRIFPDQPISKKPAEVRMGNGKGSTEYYVAQIQPGKMLYEMDGVTEALAREAFKLAAAKLPIETTFITRHIGG from the coding sequence ATGTTACAACCGGCTAGACAAAAATTTCGTAAGATGCAAAAAGGCCGAAATAAAGGCATTGCAACGACAGGAAATAAAGTAAGTTTTGGTGATTTCGGTTTGAAGGCTATTGGACGTGGTCGTCTAACAGCACGTCAAATTGAAGCTGCACGTCGAGTGATGACACGTCACATTAAACGTGGCGGCCGTGTATGGATTCGTATTTTCCCAGATCAACCAATTTCAAAAAAACCTGCTGAAGTTCGTATGGGTAATGGTAAAGGTAGTACAGAGTACTACGTAGCTCAAATCCAGCCTGGAAAAATGTTATATGAAATGGACGGAGTAACTGAGGCATTAGCTAGAGAAGCATTTAAATTAGCAGCAGCTAAGCTTCCAATCGAAACAACCTTTATTACTCGTCATATCGGAGGCTAA
- the rplC gene encoding 50S ribosomal protein L3 — protein sequence MSLALIGRKVGMTRVFTEDGTSIPVTVLEVLPNRVTQIKTIASDGYTSLQLAYGATKATKLDKALTGHYAKAGVTAGTGLHETAIKEEDVANFPLGTNITVENFKEGQLVDVTGTSIGKGYAGVIKRYHFSSNRASHGNSRSHNVPGSIGMAQDPGRVFPGKRMSGHLGAVKVTTQNLEIVRVDATKNLILIKGAVPGSKGGDVLVRAAVKVSK from the coding sequence ATGAGCTTAGCGCTTATTGGTCGCAAAGTTGGTATGACAAGGGTGTTTACAGAGGATGGCACTAGCATTCCTGTAACGGTACTTGAAGTTTTACCTAACCGCGTGACACAGATCAAAACAATCGCTTCGGATGGCTATACTAGCCTTCAATTAGCCTATGGTGCGACAAAAGCTACCAAGCTTGATAAAGCACTCACAGGACATTACGCTAAAGCAGGTGTAACAGCAGGTACTGGATTACACGAAACTGCAATCAAAGAAGAAGATGTAGCGAATTTCCCTTTAGGCACGAATATCACAGTAGAAAACTTCAAAGAAGGCCAGCTTGTTGATGTCACAGGTACATCAATTGGTAAAGGTTATGCTGGTGTTATTAAAAGATATCACTTCAGCTCAAATCGTGCATCACACGGTAACTCAAGATCACACAATGTTCCAGGTTCAATCGGTATGGCTCAAGATCCAGGCCGAGTTTTCCCAGGTAAACGCATGTCTGGTCATTTGGGTGCTGTGAAAGTAACAACACAGAATTTAGAAATCGTTCGTGTAGACGCTACAAAAAATTTAATCCTCATTAAAGGAGCAGTTCCAGGCTCTAAAGGCGGCGATGTTTTAGTTCGTGCAGCTGTGAAAGTGAGCAAATAA
- the rplW gene encoding 50S ribosomal protein L23: MSQIVHTQDRIIQVILAPQITEKATFVADKHNQVAFKVRTDATKSEIKAAVELMFKVEVKAVTLLNVGGKVKRAGRSFGKRNDWKKAYVSLKPGQEINFASGE, translated from the coding sequence GTGAGTCAAATAGTCCATACACAAGATCGTATTATTCAAGTTATTTTAGCGCCACAAATTACTGAGAAAGCAACATTTGTTGCTGACAAACATAATCAAGTGGCATTCAAAGTAAGAACTGATGCGACTAAGTCAGAAATTAAAGCTGCTGTTGAATTAATGTTTAAAGTTGAAGTGAAAGCTGTGACATTACTCAACGTAGGTGGCAAGGTAAAAAGAGCAGGCCGTTCATTTGGTAAAAGAAATGATTGGAAAAAGGCTTATGTAAGTCTTAAGCCAGGCCAAGAGATTAATTTTGCGAGCGGTGAATAA
- the rplV gene encoding 50S ribosomal protein L22 encodes MATEVSAVLKGVRLSPQKARLVADLVRGKKVDYALNILNFSPKKGAEIIKRVVESAIANAEHNNGADIDELFIKTIYVDKGIILKRIRARAKGRAGKITKPTCHIKVTVGN; translated from the coding sequence ATGGCTACTGAAGTTTCAGCTGTTCTTAAAGGCGTTCGTTTATCACCTCAAAAAGCAAGATTAGTTGCTGATTTAGTAAGAGGAAAAAAAGTAGATTACGCACTCAATATACTTAATTTCAGCCCAAAAAAAGGTGCTGAAATTATTAAGCGAGTTGTGGAGTCTGCAATTGCAAATGCTGAACATAATAATGGGGCTGATATAGATGAATTGTTTATCAAAACAATTTATGTAGATAAAGGCATTATTTTAAAACGTATCCGTGCTCGTGCTAAAGGTCGTGCAGGGAAAATCACAAAACCAACTTGTCACATTAAAGTGACAGTCGGTAACTAA